The Virgibacillus sp. SK37 region TCTGGCTGATGTGGGGTATCAGAAAAGCTGCCTGTCCCCCCGTGATGCAAAGGGTTTAAAGTGATATCACCTTCTAACAAGAGCATTCCTGTACCTTGTGGACCAAGCAAGCCCTTGTGACCCGGAAAAGCAAGCATATCAATCCCTTGCTCTTTCATGTGGATAGGGATATGGCCAGCAGTTTGTGATGCATCCACTAATGTAATAATTCCTTTGTTCCTCACTACATCTAATATTTCATCTATAGGAAGTACCGTGCCTGTCACGTTGGAGGCATGTGCGATTGCCACTAATTTTGTATTTTGTTTTACCTCCTGCTGAACTGCTTTCGTAAATTGTTCTTCATCGGGGGACCACGGTATATAAGTAATCTCTACACCAAATGTTTCTTTTATGTATTCAAGGGGCCTCCTTACAGAGTTATGCTCCAAGGAAGTAGAAATAACATGATCTCCAGGCTCCCAGCTTAACCCCTTAATTGCTTGGTTTAATGCTACCGTCGCATTATTATAAAAAAGCGCTTTTTTGGGATCCGTACATCCAAAGATATTTGCTGCTTTTTCTCTTGTTTTACGAATAATATCGGCTGCTTCCCTAGCTGTTTTGTGGCCGCCTCTTCCTGGATTAGCACCTGTCTTGGTCATTACATGGACCATTGCTTCAACAACCTGTGGTGGCTTTGGAAATGAGGATGCAGCCTGATCAAAATATATCATTTGCCTTCCCCCTATATAAAATGATAATAAAAGACTGACGATCCCTGCCGCCAGTCCTTCCATCAGAAACTATAAGATTTTGAGCTGTATGAACCTTCTCCATAGCGGAAGCCTGTTCAGTTCCTGTGCTAACGCTTTGTATAAAAGTAACCGTTCAATAAATGAAGCATTATTTACTTTTCAAGTGTTTCAATAATACGTTCCAGGTCTTCATCATTGTAAAATTCAATCTCAATTTTCCCTTTTCTTTTACCCCGATGAATATTTACAGAAGTACCAAACCTCTCTCTAAGGATCGACTCTCTTTCCTGTAAAAATATATCCTTTTTCGGTTTTTCCTTTTTCCTTACAGGTCTTTCATTTAACTGATTAATCAGTTGTTCAACCTGTCGCACATTCAGTTTTTCATGGCGGATTTTATTTACAAAAGGAATTATTCTATCCTTTTCCTTCAACCCTAATAAAGCTCTGCCATGTCCCATCGATAATTCACCATTATTAATATATGCGATTACCTGCTCTGGCAAGGAAAGAAGGCGTACGATGTTCGCAATGTGGGAACGACTCTTCCCTAACTTTTTTGCCAATTCTTCCTGCGTAACCTTCAATTCTGTCATTAAATTAGCATATGCTTGTGCTTCTTCAATTGGTGTTAGATCCTCACGCTGTAGATTTTCAAGCAACGCCAGCTCCATCATTTTATCATCGGTTAATTCCTTGATAACAACAGGAACCTTTTCAAGTCCAGCTTCCTTCGCTGCTCGAAAACGTCTTTCGCCAACTACAATTTCGTAGCCCTTAATACTCTTTCTGACAATAAGAGGCTGAATGATCCCATATTCAAGAATGGAATCCTTTAACTCCTCAATTGCATCTGCATGAAATGTCTTTCTTGGTTGATATGGATTCGGTCTGCATTCGGTAATTGCGATTTCTTGAATGATGTCATCCTCTTTTTCCTCTATATCTGGAAAGAAAGCATTTATTCCTTTACCTAACCCTTTCGCCATTGGCCATCACTTCCTTTGCTAACTCCAAATATACTTCTGCTCCCCTTGATTTAGGATCATATGTGATAATTGGTTGTCCATGGCTGGGTGCTTCGCCTAACCTTACATTTCTAGGTATGATGGAATTATACACTTTATCCTGAAAATATTTCTTTACCTCTTCTATTACCTGTATACCAAGATTTGTTCTGGCATCTAACATTGTTAATAATACACCCTCAATCATCAATTGTTTGTTGAGGTGTTTTTGTACTAAACGGATTGTGTTTAGAAGCTGACTTAACCCTTCCAACGCATAATATTCACATTGCACTGGAATTAACACTGTGTCAGATGAAGTCAAAGCGTTCAAGGTTAGTAACCCTAAAGATGGTGGACAATCTATAATAATATAATCATACGTCTCTTTCAGTTCTTCTAATGATTTTTTCAAGCGAATTTCCCTTGAAATTGTAGGCACAAGTTCAATTTCCGCACCTGCAAGTTGAATGGTTGCCGGAATAATATCTAAGTTGTTTACACTTGTCGGGATACATACTTCTTCTGCTGGCATATCTTCTACAAGCACATTATAAATACAATGTTTTACATCTGCTTTATTAACTCCTACCCCACTAGTTGCATTTCCTTGGGGATCTGTATCTACAAGCAGTACTTTATTGCCCAAATGTGCAAGGCATGCACTCAAGTTCACAGATGAAGTTGTTTTCCCTACGCCACCTTTTTGATTTGCGATGGACATTATTTTTCCCATGTTGACACCTACCTAAACTATATACATATTATTCTATCATTAATAAAGAAAAAATGCCGAATAAAATGCGAATTGTAATTCATTATTAATCTTATATATTCACTAATCCCTTTTCGAACATAACATTTTTTGAATACCTACTATTACTCCTAGTTCTTTCATGTCAATAAGGGTATTAATAATTATTGGCAAAAAGGCCCACCTTAACTAAGATGGGCGTTGAACATGAAGTATGAGATAAATTATTTCTTCTTAGGTATTTTAATTGTGATTTGGTAACAGTCATCCAATTCTTGTTCATCTGACTCTACTTCTACACCTGTATCCGAAACCATGCTTAAGGATTGACGAATGGTATTCATTGCGATCCGAATATCTTTATTAAAGCCTTTTAACTTCGTTTTTTTCTTTTTTGGCTCTGTCTGAGGCTCATTCATTTTAGCAATTTTTTCTTCTGTTTGCTTTACATTTAAATCATTTTCTAAAATATCCTTTAATACTTTTAACTGCTTCTCTGGATCTCCCAATTTAATTAGTGCCCTAGCATGTCGTTCAGTAATTTCTTTATTTAAAATAGATTGTTGGACCTCTTCAGGGAGTTTTAATAATCGAATTTTATTTGCTATAGTAGATTGGCTTTTACCAAGTCGCTGAGCTAAAGCCTCCTGCGTAATCCCATGCAATTCCAGTAA contains the following coding sequences:
- a CDS encoding ParB/RepB/Spo0J family partition protein, giving the protein MAKGLGKGINAFFPDIEEKEDDIIQEIAITECRPNPYQPRKTFHADAIEELKDSILEYGIIQPLIVRKSIKGYEIVVGERRFRAAKEAGLEKVPVVIKELTDDKMMELALLENLQREDLTPIEEAQAYANLMTELKVTQEELAKKLGKSRSHIANIVRLLSLPEQVIAYINNGELSMGHGRALLGLKEKDRIIPFVNKIRHEKLNVRQVEQLINQLNERPVRKKEKPKKDIFLQERESILRERFGTSVNIHRGKRKGKIEIEFYNDEDLERIIETLEK
- the noc gene encoding nucleoid occlusion protein, with the protein product MVKPFNRIFGLGDNKADAEPEEVGYHPDEVVQLPVQNIEPNRYQPRSIFNEEKIKELAQTIHTHGMIQPIVVRKIEDEENKYELIAGERRWRAVQSLGWENVSAIIREMTNAETASVALIENLQREELTVIEEATAYGKLLELHGITQEALAQRLGKSQSTIANKIRLLKLPEEVQQSILNKEITERHARALIKLGDPEKQLKVLKDILENDLNVKQTEEKIAKMNEPQTEPKKKKTKLKGFNKDIRIAMNTIRQSLSMVSDTGVEVESDEQELDDCYQITIKIPKKK
- a CDS encoding ParA family protein; this encodes MGKIMSIANQKGGVGKTTSSVNLSACLAHLGNKVLLVDTDPQGNATSGVGVNKADVKHCIYNVLVEDMPAEEVCIPTSVNNLDIIPATIQLAGAEIELVPTISREIRLKKSLEELKETYDYIIIDCPPSLGLLTLNALTSSDTVLIPVQCEYYALEGLSQLLNTIRLVQKHLNKQLMIEGVLLTMLDARTNLGIQVIEEVKKYFQDKVYNSIIPRNVRLGEAPSHGQPIITYDPKSRGAEVYLELAKEVMANGERVR
- a CDS encoding aminotransferase class V-fold PLP-dependent enzyme → MIYFDQAASSFPKPPQVVEAMVHVMTKTGANPGRGGHKTAREAADIIRKTREKAANIFGCTDPKKALFYNNATVALNQAIKGLSWEPGDHVISTSLEHNSVRRPLEYIKETFGVEITYIPWSPDEEQFTKAVQQEVKQNTKLVAIAHASNVTGTVLPIDEILDVVRNKGIITLVDASQTAGHIPIHMKEQGIDMLAFPGHKGLLGPQGTGMLLLEGDITLNPLHHGGTGSFSDTPHQPEQLPEKLESGTLNTPGIAGLYAALECYEKRKDENVPRETILIRRLEAGLQKIPGVICYGVEDDQLKMPIVAFNVQEVNSQEIATILDTHYQIGVRAGLHCSPLGHETLNTQGQGVIRASLGIYNTEKEVDTFLDAIEEIAMAYTDFD